From the genome of Glycine max cultivar Williams 82 chromosome 2, Glycine_max_v4.0, whole genome shotgun sequence, one region includes:
- the LOC100783988 gene encoding dual specificity tyrosine-phosphorylation-regulated kinase 4 isoform X1, with amino-acid sequence MAVSNGVEAVLEFLRKNGLSEAESALREDIIENTDLGTFDYEKFFFPMVPPPPPVRVRSFSRPSGLSAAGNCSISSSDEFVSIGGSPTSRVSSSEFINPYGIHSSSQTQNDSESSSSERLSQFGTARDYHDFDMQNEPYWYNEKDDDYFMTPSFEGPDFFACQSEDKFVMTAEKDNQHDNSRDLDYNHKEFQSEENSNGGFMDKACLYNSNPSSVEDGTVTYSKGYCHVDNNNQFEGELEGKVEKQTVACSCEVPFCKSSPGSGGSCSLDPTNFGYPNLKEIHLNGFPLKVVGDINSFDSTSELTVNQSFDYYTKNDSSKEYNGPYDLTIKVTEKDLPNGLDTYKARDGGELAEECLDPEITADGEDTTDDELLKYTQEEEYEVFDLRIIHRKNRTGFEENKELPIVLNTVLAGRYYVTEYLGSAAFSRVVQAHDLQTGIDFCLKIIKNDKDFFDQSLDEIKLLKLVNKHDPADKHHILRLYDYFYHQEHLFIVTELLRANLYEFQKFNQESGGEAYFTLNRLQLITRQCLEALQYLHSLGIVHCDLKPENILIKSYRRCEIKVIDLGSSCFQTDNLCLYVQSRSYRAPEVMLGLQYDEKIDLWSLGCILAELCSGEVLFPNDAVVMILARMIGMLGSIDMEMLVKGQETHKYFTKEYDIYYVNEETDQLEYIIPEESSLEQHLQVTDTMFIDFVRYLLSINPKRRPSARQALRHPWLSYVY; translated from the exons ATGGCTGTGTCCAACGGCGTCGAAGCTGTGTTAGAGTTTCTAAGGAAGAATGGATTGTCGGAAGCTGAGTCCGCTCTCCGAGAAGACATCATCGAGAACACCGACCTCGGAACCTTTGACTACGAGAAGTTCTTCTTCCCCATGGTCCCGCCGCCGCCGCCGGTCAGAGTCCGATCTTTCTCCCGGCCGTCGGGGCTCTCCGCCGCCGGCAACTGCTCCATATCCAGCTCCGATGAGTTCGTCAGCATCGGTGGTTCTCCCACTTCTCGTGTTTCTTCTTCAG AATTCATAAATCCATATGGAATCCATTCCTCGTCTCAGACTCAGAATGACTCTGAATCTTCTTCGTCTGAAAGATTATCTCAATTTGGCACTGCACGTGATTATCACGATTTTGATATGCAGAATGAACCGTATTGGTataatgaaaaagatgatgactaTTTCATGACTCCTAGTTTTGAAGGGCCGGACTTCTTTGCGTGTCAAAGTGAAGATAAGTTTGTCATGACAGCAGAAAAGGATAATCAACATGACAATTCTCGGGACCTTGATTACAATCATAAAGAATTTCAATCAGAGGAAAATAGTAATGGTGGTTTCATGGACAAGGCATGCCTTTATAATAGTAATCCTTCCTCTGTGGAAGATGGAACTGTGACATATTCAAAAGGGTATTGTCATGTTGATAACAACAACCAGTTTGAAGGAGAATTAGAGGGCAAGGTTGAGAAACAAACTGTTGCCTGTAGTTGTGAAGTTCCATTTTGCAAAAGCAGTCCAGGTTCAGGAGGTTCTTGCAGTTTGGATCCTACAAACTTCGGCTACCCTAATTTGAAGGAAATCCATCTGAATGGTTTTC CTTTGAAGGTTGTTGGGGACATTAACTCTTTTGACTCTACTTCAGAGCTAACTGTGAATCAAAGTTTCGATTACTACACTAAAAATGACAGCAGTAAGGAGTACAATGGTCCCTATGACTTAACTATCAAAGTTACTGAAAAAGATCTACCAAATGGACTTGACACCTATAAAGCACGAGATGGTGGAGAATTAGCTGAAGAGTGCCTGGATCCAGAGATTACTGCAGATGGAGAGGATACTACTGATGATGAGCTCTTAAAGTATACTCAAGAGGAAGAATATGAAGTATTTGATCTGAGAATTATACATAGAAAGAACAG GACTGGatttgaagaaaacaaggaacTGCCCATTGTGCTAAATACAGTCTTGGCTGGAAGGTATTATGTAACAGAATATCTTGGGTCAGCTGCCTTCAGTAGGGTTGTTCAGGCACATGATCTTCAGACAGGAATAGATTTTTGCTTAaagattattaaaaatgataaagactTTTTTGATCAAAGCTTAGATGAAATCAAGCTTCTGAAACTTGTCAATAAGCATGACCCAGCAGATAAACACCACATTTTGCGCCTTTATGACTATTTCTACCATCAG GAGCATTTATTCATTGTAACTGAACTTCTGCGAGCAAACTTGTACGAATTTCAGAAATTCAACCAAGAATCTGGAGGGGAAGCATATTTTACATTGAACAGATTGCAG CTCATTACTCGCCAATGTTTGGAAGCATTGCAATACTTACATAGCTTGGGAATTGTTCACTGTGACCTGAAGCCAGAAAACATTCTAATCAAAAGTTACAGAAGATGTGAGATAAAGGTTATTGATCTTGGAAGCAGTTGCTTCCAAACAGACAATCTGTGTCTATATGTACAATCCCGGTCCTATAGAGCTCCTGAAGTGATGTTAGGCCTTCAATATGATGAAAAGATTGATCTATGGTCTCTAGGCTGTATCTTGGCAGAGCTATGCTCCGGTGAA GTGCTGTTTCCAAATGATGCAGTTGTGATGATTCTGGCACGCATGATTGGAATGCTTGGCTCTATTGATATGGAGATGTTGGTGAAAGGGCAAGAAACGCACAAGTACTTCACCAAAgaatatgatatttattatgtaaatgaG
- the LOC100783988 gene encoding dual specificity tyrosine-phosphorylation-regulated kinase 4 isoform X2, which yields MAVSNGVEAVLEFLRKNGLSEAESALREDIIENTDLGTFDYEKFFFPMVPPPPPVRVRSFSRPSGLSAAGNCSISSSDEFVSIGGSPTSRVSSSEFINPYGIHSSSQTQNDSESSSSERLSQFGTARDYHDFDMQNEPYWYNEKDDDYFMTPSFEGPDFFACQSEDKFVMTAEKDNQHDNSRDLDYNHKEFQSEENSNGGFMDKACLYNSNPSSVEDGTVTYSKGYCHVDNNNQFEGELEGKVEKQTVACSCEVPFCKSSPGSGGSCSLDPTNFGYPNLKEIHLNGFPLKVVGDINSFDSTSELTVNQSFDYYTKNDSSKEYNGPYDLTIKVTEKDLPNGLDTYKARDGGELAEECLDPEITADGEDTTDDELLKYTQEEEYEVFDLRIIHRKNRTGFEENKELPIVLNTVLAGRYYVTEYLGSAAFSRVVQAHDLQTGIDFCLKIIKNDKDFFDQSLDEIKLLKLVNKHDPADKHHILRLYDYFYHQEHLFIVTELLRANLYEFQKFNQESGGEAYFTLNRLQLITRQCLEALQYLHSLGIVHCDLKPENILIKSYRRCEIKVIDLGSSCFQTDNLCLYVQSRSYRAPEVMLGLQYDEKIDLWSLGCILAELCSGEVLFPNDAVVMILARMIGMLGSIDMEMLVKGQETHKYFTKEYDIYYVNEETDQLEYIIPEESSLEQHLQVTDTMFIDFVRYLLSINPKRRPSARQALRHPWLSYVY from the exons ATGGCTGTGTCCAACGGCGTCGAAGCTGTGTTAGAGTTTCTAAGGAAGAATGGATTGTCGGAAGCTGAGTCCGCTCTCCGAGAAGACATCATCGAGAACACCGACCTCGGAACCTTTGACTACGAGAAGTTCTTCTTCCCCATGGTCCCGCCGCCGCCGCCGGTCAGAGTCCGATCTTTCTCCCGGCCGTCGGGGCTCTCCGCCGCCGGCAACTGCTCCATATCCAGCTCCGATGAGTTCGTCAGCATCGGTGGTTCTCCCACTTCTCGTGTTTCTTCTTCAG AATTCATAAATCCATATGGAATCCATTCCTCGTCTCAGACTCAGAATGACTCTGAATCTTCTTCGTCTGAAAGATTATCTCAATTTGGCACTGCACGTGATTATCACGATTTTGATATGCAGAATGAACCGTATTGGTataatgaaaaagatgatgactaTTTCATGACTCCTAGTTTTGAAGGGCCGGACTTCTTTGCGTGTCAAAGTGAAGATAAGTTTGTCATGACAGCAGAAAAGGATAATCAACATGACAATTCTCGGGACCTTGATTACAATCATAAAGAATTTCAATCAGAGGAAAATAGTAATGGTGGTTTCATGGACAAGGCATGCCTTTATAATAGTAATCCTTCCTCTGTGGAAGATGGAACTGTGACATATTCAAAAGGGTATTGTCATGTTGATAACAACAACCAGTTTGAAGGAGAATTAGAGGGCAAGGTTGAGAAACAAACTGTTGCCTGTAGTTGTGAAGTTCCATTTTGCAAAAGCAGTCCAGGTTCAGGAGGTTCTTGCAGTTTGGATCCTACAAACTTCGGCTACCCTAATTTGAAGGAAATCCATCTGAATGGT TTTCCTTTGAAGGTTGTTGGGGACATTAACTCTTTTGACTCTACTTCAGAGCTAACTGTGAATCAAAGTTTCGATTACTACACTAAAAATGACAGCAGTAAGGAGTACAATGGTCCCTATGACTTAACTATCAAAGTTACTGAAAAAGATCTACCAAATGGACTTGACACCTATAAAGCACGAGATGGTGGAGAATTAGCTGAAGAGTGCCTGGATCCAGAGATTACTGCAGATGGAGAGGATACTACTGATGATGAGCTCTTAAAGTATACTCAAGAGGAAGAATATGAAGTATTTGATCTGAGAATTATACATAGAAAGAACAG GACTGGatttgaagaaaacaaggaacTGCCCATTGTGCTAAATACAGTCTTGGCTGGAAGGTATTATGTAACAGAATATCTTGGGTCAGCTGCCTTCAGTAGGGTTGTTCAGGCACATGATCTTCAGACAGGAATAGATTTTTGCTTAaagattattaaaaatgataaagactTTTTTGATCAAAGCTTAGATGAAATCAAGCTTCTGAAACTTGTCAATAAGCATGACCCAGCAGATAAACACCACATTTTGCGCCTTTATGACTATTTCTACCATCAG GAGCATTTATTCATTGTAACTGAACTTCTGCGAGCAAACTTGTACGAATTTCAGAAATTCAACCAAGAATCTGGAGGGGAAGCATATTTTACATTGAACAGATTGCAG CTCATTACTCGCCAATGTTTGGAAGCATTGCAATACTTACATAGCTTGGGAATTGTTCACTGTGACCTGAAGCCAGAAAACATTCTAATCAAAAGTTACAGAAGATGTGAGATAAAGGTTATTGATCTTGGAAGCAGTTGCTTCCAAACAGACAATCTGTGTCTATATGTACAATCCCGGTCCTATAGAGCTCCTGAAGTGATGTTAGGCCTTCAATATGATGAAAAGATTGATCTATGGTCTCTAGGCTGTATCTTGGCAGAGCTATGCTCCGGTGAA GTGCTGTTTCCAAATGATGCAGTTGTGATGATTCTGGCACGCATGATTGGAATGCTTGGCTCTATTGATATGGAGATGTTGGTGAAAGGGCAAGAAACGCACAAGTACTTCACCAAAgaatatgatatttattatgtaaatgaG